In Bacteroidales bacterium, the DNA window TATACGTTTATTCTCGTCAATAATTGAATTTAAACAATTTAATTTTTGAGCTTGTGTTTTACATCCTGCTATGATTACAAGGTTAAAAACAATTAAGGTCATGAAAAAATAACTTTTTATTTTCATATTTTTTTATTTTGTAACATTAAAATTCTTATCAAACGTTTCCTGAGCTTTTTGGTCTCTTTTATCCACATCACTACCTTTTTTTACTTCACCAGCTTTGCCTTTAATAATATCAAATATCCAACCCATATTTTTCAATAAATGTCCTCCAATATGACCATTATTTCCATTATTAGGCATTTTAACAGATTCATCTACTCCGGGCATATTTGATTGAGGAGCTATCCAGTCTTTGTCGCTTCCATATTGAACAATTCGACCAACTCCTTCTGGTGTTTTAATATCTCCTGGTTGTTTCGGTGCTATGTTATAAATAACCTCAACATTATACCCAGCATTTGTTAAAACCTCAGCTTGTCCCGCCGCCGCTGCTGCTCCTTGACTATGGGCTACGATTTTAATTGTTTCAATAACTTTCCCAGCATCATCTTTTGCCAAAACAATTTCTCCATTTTTTATTTTATCAAGAATATCCATTCCTTGTTCTTTTCCTATTTCATATCTTGCATCAGCAGAACTAAATGCAGGTTCAGAAGCATCCGCGTATATAGCATTGTTATCACCTATTCTC includes these proteins:
- a CDS encoding RHS repeat-associated core domain-containing protein codes for the protein EATTNTRKNYYTFGMLMPGRNFNTTTYRYGFNGKEKDDELKGSGNSYDFGARIYDPRVGRWLAVDPLSGKYPNLSPYNFVANMPICAIDPDGKLIIFVNGYRPEKTQGEIMSFGDRKVFKDDKYKYWGGMDDKFKQRIGDNNAIYADASEPAFSSADARYEIGKEQGMDILDKIKNGEIVLAKDDAGKVIETIKIVAHSQGAAAAAGQAEVLTNAGYNVEVIYNIAPKQPGDIKTPEGVGRIVQYGSDKDWIAPQSNMPGVDESVKMPNNGNNGHIGGHLLKNMGWIFDIIKGKAGEVKKGSDVDKRDQKAQETFDKNFNVTK